In Clarias gariepinus isolate MV-2021 ecotype Netherlands chromosome 1, CGAR_prim_01v2, whole genome shotgun sequence, one DNA window encodes the following:
- the LOC128528068 gene encoding lactose-binding lectin l-2-like: protein MARQTEVVLLLLLALAAAAFDAKEGRVNGKCPSGWVTYGGRCYLYQANRMDWASAEKRCLDIGAHLVSIHSEYEYQLVKAVIRAFDPRENPTWTGLTGCQKKFNWFWSDGSRLTFTMWNPDEPNFQDEECCVHVNWASSKNWNDIPCDLSYPFVCARSF from the exons ATGGCTCGTCAGACTGAAGTGgttttgcttcttcttcttgcCCTGGCAGCAGCAGCTTTTG ATGCTAAAGAGGGTCGAGTAAACGGCAAATGTCCATCTGGATGGGTGACATATGGGGGACGCTGCTACTTGTATCAGGCCAACAGAATGGACTGGGCTTCTGCTGAG AAACGCTGTCTGGATATTGGCGCACACCTAGTCTCGATACACAGCGAATATGAATACCAGCTAGTGAAGGCTGTTATTCGTGCTTTTGACCCAAGGGAGAATCCAACATGGACCGGGCTGACTGGCTGTCAGAAg aAATTCAACTGGTTTTGGTCTGATGGCTCTAGATTGACTTTTACCATGTGGAACCCAGATGAACCAAATTTTCAAGATGAAGaatgttgtgtgcatgtgaactGGGCTA GCTCAAAGAACTGGAATGATATTCCGTGTGATCTTAGCTATCCCTTTGTGTGTGCCAGGAGTTTTTAA